ATCAAACTATTGACCTGTAATCCATAAATTCTTGCAGTAGAAACAACTAATTGCCATAATCCTGCTGCTCCGGCACGCGAATAAGCGGTAGGGTTTAATGCTGATTCAATAATCGGAAGGTATTTAAGCTCATCAGGAAGTTTATTAGCCAATATTACTTGCTCAAACAGCGGCATATAATATTTTGCTAATGCCAACATATAGGAAACCTGCTTGCGTCTTTTGTTGGTATAAAAATTGATACAGGTGCGAACATATTCATTGAAGGGCATTTCGATAATATCAGGCAAACGGGAGAGCCTGGAAATAATAGTGCTGTCCGAAACATATGGATTAATCGTATCAGATGGCGCTATAGACGGTATGTTTTTTTTCGCATACCATTGATTTAAGAGGCCATCAAAACTCATATCCATGCCTTCCGGAATTACTAATGGTACCATAGGAGACGCCGGATCCGTATTTTGAGAGGTATCAGCAATTGGTTTAACATCATTGGGAAGTTGCGCACGAAGATTGTTTCCTGGTACAATCATCAATACAAAAATCATCAAAGGCAGGAATCTACGCATAAAAATTAAAATGTAATGTGCAGCTTCACACCGTACGAAGTAGAAGCTCCTAATTGTTGTTCTTGGATAATAGATGGCCCCACTCTCAGCGATAGATTGGGGGAAATGTCAAATTGAGACATTTGGGCGTCAACATAAGCATCAATTAAAGAAATTCCATACAAACCTATAGCTGCAATAATACTTAAATCACGGTATCGGCGAAAAACATTAACTTCCTGTTGCAGAGCAGTCTGAAGCCAAGCTTTATCAATCTGGGCAGGATTGGTAATCGTTCCTTTAGGAAAAACATTTAAATAACTGTTGGTATTTGGGTTATTGTCCATCAAATCGAGATACGCCTGTTTATAGGTATTATACATTCTGTTATTCCATGAAATTGCATATGCCAGTCCGACAAAGCCACCATAAATAATTGGCAGTTTCCAATACTTGTGGTTGTAAATTTGACCCAACCCGGGACATATGGCACCTAACCATAAAGCACGAGACGGATTAGGTGTGAATACCGGTTTTTTTATTGTATCAGTCAGCATTTTGTGATTTGCCGCCGAACCATTTGCCAATGGCAACACAATGGTATCCCTTGCCGCTTTGACTGGTGTGAACTGAGCGTTAACATGCCATCCAATCACTAAGAAGCACCCTGATAATATGAGAATAAATCGTTTCAATTGTCTTCGTTAGTGTAGTTTGTCGAATAACTCCATCAATTTTTCCAGTTCTTCATCCGAGCGGAATGAAAGGGTAATTTTCCCCTTCCCTTTATCGTTGCAAATGAATTTCACGGGAACGCCGAAGTGTTCTTTCAATTGTTTCTCAATCTGGACATGCTCTTTTGGAATCGGATGTTGATTTTTTGTCTCATTATCGCGTACTTCGTCAATATTACGTACCAGTTCCTCAACTTTCCGAACAGACAAATGGTTTTTAATAATTTGCTCATAAATACCTAACTGTCTTGCAGGATCATCTATCGTGATAATAGCACGCGCATGTCCCATATCAATTTGCTTATCCTTGATAGCCATTTGAATTTCGGCCGGTAATCTTAAAAGCCGCAGGTAATTGGCTACAGTTGCACGCTTTTTGCCAACCCTTTCGCTGAGGCGCTCCTGTGTCATTTTATATTCTTCCTGCAATCGTTGGAACGTGAGCGCAATTTCGATAGCGTTTAAATCTTCGCGCTGAAGATTCTCGATCAGAGCCATTTCCACAACCAGATCGTCATCAGCCGTTTTGATATATGCAGGAATTGTTGTTAATCCTACCCGTTTTGAAGCCCGGTAGCGTCGTTCTCCTGCAATAATTTCGTAGTTATCCTCGTCAATTTTACGTAGGGTAATCGGCTGAATAATACCAATCTCTTTAATGGAAGCTGCCAATTCGGCTAAGGCTTCTTCATCAAAATGCGTACGGGGTTGGTGCGGATTCGGATGAATTTTGTGAATCTCGATTTCATTAATTGACGAAGAGCCGCTTGTGGAAATCGGCTCTGCATCAATGAGTGCGCTTAATCCACGACCCAAAGCATGTTTTTGTACCATAGTATTTTTTATTTTTTACTTTCTGTTGATGGTATTGGGTTTTTGCTAATCAATTCCTTCGCTAAATCCATATAATTTTGTGTTCCCTTCGACTCTTTATCGTAAAGAATGGCCGGTTTCCCATGGCTTGGCGCTTCGCTTAATTTTACATTACGCTGAATTACCGTTGAGAATACCAAGCTACCGAAATGTTTTTGTACCTCCTGATATACCTGATTTGCCAAACGCAACCGATTGTCGTACATGGTGAGAAGCAATCCTTCGATAGCCAGTTCAGGATTAAGTCTGGTCTTAATTATTTTTATGGTATTCAATAATTTACTGATTCCTTCCAACGCAAAATATTCGCATTGAACAGGAATAATAACCGAATCAGAAGCTGTTAAAGCATTCACAGTAATAAGGCCTAATGATGGAAGACAATCGATTAATACATAATCGTAGTTATCTTTCAGTGGTTGAAGTTGACGACGCATAATTTTTTCCCGTTCGTCTATTTCGAGCATTTCTATCTCAGCCCCCACCAAATCAATATGTGAAGGGATGATAGATAAGTTTGGAATATCGGTTTCAAGAATGGCTTCGTTGGGACTAATTTCTTCCACAAGGCATTCATATATGCTATTTTTCACGGAACGCACATCAATGCCCAATCCAGAAGAAGCGTTGGCCTGAGGATCGGCATCCACCAATAACACTTTTTTATTCAGTGTTGCTAAAGATGCTGCCAAATTAATAGCGGTAGTTGTTTTACCTACACCACCCTTTTGATTTGCTAATGCAATGATTTTCCCCATAATTATTGTTTAATATTCAATCTTACATCACTATGTTAAAGAAGATTCTTTCTTTGTTTGTAGCATTCGATTCATTTTTTGAATAATATATCCTGAATCAATCCTTTCCAAACATTCGTACGTACCAAACCGACATGGTTTATTTCCAAAAACAGAACATGGCCGACAGGCCAAATCAAGCTGAATGGAGGTATCTTCCAATTGATGAAATCCATAAAACCCAGCATAAGGATGTGTTGCCCCCCAAACGGAAAGCACCGGCACCGCAGCTAAAGAAGCCAGATGCATATTGGCTGAGTCCATGGTCAGCATCATATCCAACCGTTTCATCAACATCACTTCTTCATCTATTTCAAAACGATTGGCAACAGAAATCACATTTATATATTGATTTGTCCATTCCTGCATTTTCGATCCTTCCGTTTTTCCTGCTCCAAACAGAAATACTGTTGTATTTTCCTGCTCACTAAAATGTGCTATGATTTCTTCTATTGTCTTAAGGGGCAATTGTTTTCCTTTGTGTTGGGCAAACGGTGCAATACCTATCCAATCTCCATGTTTTGCTCCAAACAGAGCATTTAATTCCCGGTCTATCGGTTTTGAAGATATACTGAACGCATATTTATCCAGATTTACTTTTTGTAATCCCAATTTTTCAAATACCATCTGATATCTTTCAATTGTCGGTGTCAAAGGGGCTGAATGTTGAAATCCGTTTTTTGTCAGCAGTCGTTTTTCATGACGTCCTTTATGAATCGACACAACCTTTTTCCCAGTTATCCGGAAAAACAAACGAAGCTCTTTGGTACGCAGTACATCATGTAAATCAACCAAAGCATCAATATGCAGGCGTTGCAATTCCCGAAATAATCTGAAGGCTCCTAACCAACCTTTATGTTGACCTTTTTTGTCGAAAGCAATAAATGTCAGGTTGGGTATTTCGCGAAACAAAGGGACAACCATTGGCATGGAAATCATATAAAAATGATGTTCAGGATGTTGTATTGCCATCTGACGCACCACGGGAATAGAGATTGCCACATCTCCTAAAGCCGAAAATCGTGTCACTGCTATTTGCACTACATGAACTTTTTATAATGACAAACGAACTTGAAAGTAGACCGTTAATTTGTTGTGTAGAGTTCTTTCAAATGGCTTTTAATTTGCGTTTATTTATTGCTACGATATAATACAGGATTGAGTGCCGGATCGTTATACATCTTCATTTGTTTGTACACTTTCATCCACTTACTACCTTGCTCAATATCAGACAGCAACTGATCAATAGCTGTGGATAAATCCGCTTTTTGCTCCAGTAATATATTTAACTTATTGACACATGCCTGACGGTGTTCCGGAGTAGCTTCGGGGCGTTCCGTTTCCTGTTTCATGTGATAAATTTTCAGAATCAGAATCGACAGACGGTCGATTGCCCAAGCAGGACTTTCGGTATTAATAGTCGCATCTGTAGCTCTCGTAACATTGATATATTTCTGCCAGAAATAAGAATCAATCATTTCTACGAGATCAGTTCTGTCCTGATTAGATTTATCAATACGGCGTTTAATTGCCAATGCTTCCACCGGATCAATTTCAGGATTACGAATGATATCTTCAAGATGCCATTGCACAGCATCAATCCAGTTTTTACGAAACAGATAATACTCAATGGTCTGATCAGGATAGACCGAAGGCATTACGGCATCCACATCATCTGTGTCATGATATTTAGACGTAGAAGCTTCAAAAATTTCGGAGCAAAGTTGACTAAACATAGATATACTTCAACAGCAATAATTTTGTTTCGACGATTATTCTCTAAATAAATGGTCCGGATTAATATTTATAATGTTCCGGTTTATATGGACCTTCTTGGGGAACTCCGATGTATGCTGCTTGTTCCGGAGTTAGTTCGGTTAGTCTTACCCCAAGTTTTTCAAGGTGTAAGCGTGCTACTTCTTCGTCAAGTTTTTTCGGCAAAAGGTAAACATTGACATCATAGTCATGCGTGAACAACTCAATCTGTGCCAGCGTTTGATTGGAAAATGAATTACTCATGACAAATGATGGGTGTCCTGTCGCACAACCCAGATTGACTAAACGTCCGTCAGCCAGCAAAAGAATAAAATGCCCGTCAGGAAATATATATTTATCCACCTGTGGTTTAATATTTTCTTTTACAATGCCCGGATAAGATTTTAATCTGTCAACCTGTATCTCATTGTCAAAGTGCCCTATGTTGCAAACAATAGCACCACTTTTCATTTTTTCCATATGCTCCATACGGATAATATCCTTGTTCCCCGTTGTTGTAACATAAATATCACCTTCCGGTAATGCGTCTTCCACCGTAGCCACCTGAAAACCTTCCATGGCAGCCTGAAGCGCACAAATCGGATCAATTTCCGTAACAATGACGCGTGCTCCATATGAACGCATCGAATGAGCTGATCCTTTACCGACATCACCATATCCGCAAACTACCACTACTTTTCCTGCCAACATGATATCAGTTGCACGTTTGATGCCGTCTGCCAATGATTCGCGGCAACCATAGAGATTGTCAAATTTCGATTTGGTGACAGAATCATTTACATTGAACGCCGGAAATAATAGTTTTCCTTCTTCGAGCATTTGGTAGAGACGATGTACACCGGTTGTGGTTTCTTCTGAAACACCTTTGATATCGGGGACCATACGTGTCCAGAATGTATTGTTTTCGTTCAATATATTTTTAAGAATGGATAAAAGTTGCACTTCATCTTCGCCATGAGCGTGATAATCGAGAACTGAGCTGTTTTTTTCACTATCCAACCCTTTATGTATCATTAATGTGGCATCACCGCCATCATCAACGATCAGGTTTGGTCCTTTGTTTCCTTCAAAGGTCAAAGCTTGCAAGGTACACCACCAATATTCTTCCAATGTTTCTCCTTTCCAGGCAAAAACGGGAATTCCGGCTGCTGCAATTGCTGCCGCTGCGTGGTCTTGTGTCGAATAAATATTACAGCTTGCCCAACGAACTTCTGCGCCCAGTTCAACCAAAGTTTCAATTAAAACGGCTGTTTGTATGGTCATATGCAACGATCCTGTGATACGTGCATCTTTGAGAGGTTTTTGCAATCCATATTTATGTCTTAGTGCCATCAATCCCGGCATCTCTTTTTCGGCAAGTATGATTTCTTTACGGCCAAAATCGGCCAGGCTTATATCAGCAACTTTGTATGGCAACTTTGAAAATAATGGCATGGTCATAGCAATTCTTTTTTATTGAGTATATTATGATTACTATAAATTGTTTTCGTGGGACAAAGATAGTTTTTATTTTTCAAAGTGAAGGATGGTGTTTGGCAAATTTTGCATCATCACAACCCGGGAGATATCCGTTTTTTACATCAATTTGTATTTGTGATTTCAACGGTAAAGTTCTACTTTTGCAGTCATTAAAAAGCAGGTAAAACTTATGCTGAAAGTGATTTATAAAAAATTGGTCTTGCTGCTGACAAAACCTGAAATTGCATGGGGTGAATTTTTGTCAGAAGGACGCGTTAAAGAGAATGTAATCAACAAGTTCTGTTACCCTTTAATGTCAATTGCCGCTGGCATTTTTTTAGTATCTAACCTTGTGTTTCACCACACTTCAATCCATGCTGTCATCATCCGAAGTTTGATCTATTTTGTGACATTATTCAGCTCTTTTTATATCGTTCGTTATGCTTTATCTTATTTATTAGTTAAACGATATGAAATTACAGCGTCTAAAGATCAGCTCACTTTGGTAACCGGTTACTCTTTCTCAATCGTTTATCTCCTTTATATCATGATGGCGTTCTCTTCAAGTTTCTTTTTTCTGTGGGTCTTTTTCCTGTATACCCCTTACCTGATTTGGATTGCCGCTGATGTATTGTTTGATATAAAACCGGAGGCACGTGGAATGTTGGTTATCGGCCTCAGTGCTTTAATTGCCGGCGTTCCATGGTTTATTAATCTGATCTTTAATGGTCTATTTTTGTCGCACCTCACATAATTAAATATGCACCGTGCTTCGTCGATTCTCATCAAAAACAGACGCGCCACATTTGACTATGAATTGTTGGAACGTTATATTGCAGGCATCCAGCTCTACGGTACTGAGATCAAATCAATCCGTGAAGGGAAGGCTGGATTATCAGATGCTTACGGCATAATGTTGCAGGGAGAGTTATGGATTAAAAACATGCACATAGCCGAATATGCTTTCGGTAATTTCGCTAATCATGACGTACGTCGCGACCGCAAGCTCTTGCTGACCAAAAGAGAATTGGCAAAGATAACACGTGCGACAAAGGAAACCGGGTTTACAATTATTCCGGTCAAACTGTTTATCAATGACCGTGGTTTGGCTAAACTGGAAATAGCTATTGCCCGTGGAAAAAAGAGTTATGACAAACGTCAGTCGCTAAGGGAAAAAGAGGATAAGCGGCAAATGGATCGAATGATGAAGCATTAATATCGACTGATTATCACTAGTTGCTATTGCGCTTCCTTATCAATATAGTTGTTCAATTAAAAAATAAAGAGATGCCAAAGATTTCAGGAAGAGGTTTTGCAATGCCTCAATCTCCCATTCGAAAATTAGCTCCGCTGGCTGATAAAGCCAAGGCAAGGGGTGTTAAAGTGTATCACCTCAATATTGGACAACCTGATGTGGCGACACCGCCCATTGCTCTTGAAGCGCTGAAAAATATCAACCTGAAAATATTTGAATACTCTCCCAGCGACGGCTTGTTGAGTTTGCGGCAAAAACTGGTGCAATATTATGCCAAGTTTAATATTAATGTTGCCGTCGAAGATATTATCATCACAGCAGGAGGTTCTGAAGCTGTAAATATAGCTTTCCTATCATGCCTTGATCCTGATGACGAGATTATTGTCCCTGAACCCGCATATGCCAATTATACAGCTTTTGCCATTGGGAGCGGAGCAATAGTTCGGCCTGTCGTATCGTCCATTGATGAAGGATTCCGGTTGCCTTCGATTGATAAATTTGAGGAATTGATTACTCCCCGCACAAAAGGGATCATGATTTGTAATCCGAATAATCCGACCGGTTACCTGTATACTCATTCAGAACTAAATAAGATTCGTGATTTGATCAAGAAATACGATCTGTTCCTTTTTTCTGATGAAGTTTACCGTGAATTTTGTTATACCGGCGCTCCTTATATCTCAGCTTTTCATTTAAAAGGAATCGAACATAACGTGGTTCTGATTGATTCATTTTCCAAACGATATAGTGAAACAGGGTTACGTGTTGGTGCGTTAGTAACCAAAAATGAAGAGGTTAAGCGTAGTGCCATCAAGTTTTGCCAGGCACGTCTAAGTCCGCCACTTATCGGACAAATGATAGCTGAAGCTT
The sequence above is drawn from the Microbacter margulisiae genome and encodes:
- a CDS encoding pyridoxal phosphate-dependent aminotransferase; the encoded protein is MPKISGRGFAMPQSPIRKLAPLADKAKARGVKVYHLNIGQPDVATPPIALEALKNINLKIFEYSPSDGLLSLRQKLVQYYAKFNINVAVEDIIITAGGSEAVNIAFLSCLDPDDEIIVPEPAYANYTAFAIGSGAIVRPVVSSIDEGFRLPSIDKFEELITPRTKGIMICNPNNPTGYLYTHSELNKIRDLIKKYDLFLFSDEVYREFCYTGAPYISAFHLKGIEHNVVLIDSFSKRYSETGLRVGALVTKNEEVKRSAIKFCQARLSPPLIGQMIAEASLDTPEEYMLDVYNEYVERRKFMIDELNRIPGVYSPIPMGAFYTVARLPIDDSDRFCEWLLSDFQYEGQTIMMAPASGFYTNKGVGRNEVRLAYVLNIEELAKAMQILRVALEQYPHRTI
- a CDS encoding DUF5683 domain-containing protein, which produces MKRFILILSGCFLVIGWHVNAQFTPVKAARDTIVLPLANGSAANHKMLTDTIKKPVFTPNPSRALWLGAICPGLGQIYNHKYWKLPIIYGGFVGLAYAISWNNRMYNTYKQAYLDLMDNNPNTNSYLNVFPKGTITNPAQIDKAWLQTALQQEVNVFRRYRDLSIIAAIGLYGISLIDAYVDAQMSQFDISPNLSLRVGPSIIQEQQLGASTSYGVKLHITF
- a CDS encoding ParA family protein, yielding MGKIIALANQKGGVGKTTTAINLAASLATLNKKVLLVDADPQANASSGLGIDVRSVKNSIYECLVEEISPNEAILETDIPNLSIIPSHIDLVGAEIEMLEIDEREKIMRRQLQPLKDNYDYVLIDCLPSLGLITVNALTASDSVIIPVQCEYFALEGISKLLNTIKIIKTRLNPELAIEGLLLTMYDNRLRLANQVYQEVQKHFGSLVFSTVIQRNVKLSEAPSHGKPAILYDKESKGTQNYMDLAKELISKNPIPSTESKK
- the smpB gene encoding SsrA-binding protein SmpB, translating into MHRASSILIKNRRATFDYELLERYIAGIQLYGTEIKSIREGKAGLSDAYGIMLQGELWIKNMHIAEYAFGNFANHDVRRDRKLLLTKRELAKITRATKETGFTIIPVKLFINDRGLAKLEIAIARGKKSYDKRQSLREKEDKRQMDRMMKH
- a CDS encoding DUF4254 domain-containing protein, with amino-acid sequence MFSQLCSEIFEASTSKYHDTDDVDAVMPSVYPDQTIEYYLFRKNWIDAVQWHLEDIIRNPEIDPVEALAIKRRIDKSNQDRTDLVEMIDSYFWQKYINVTRATDATINTESPAWAIDRLSILILKIYHMKQETERPEATPEHRQACVNKLNILLEQKADLSTAIDQLLSDIEQGSKWMKVYKQMKMYNDPALNPVLYRSNK
- a CDS encoding glycosyltransferase family 9 protein, encoding MTRFSALGDVAISIPVVRQMAIQHPEHHFYMISMPMVVPLFREIPNLTFIAFDKKGQHKGWLGAFRLFRELQRLHIDALVDLHDVLRTKELRLFFRITGKKVVSIHKGRHEKRLLTKNGFQHSAPLTPTIERYQMVFEKLGLQKVNLDKYAFSISSKPIDRELNALFGAKHGDWIGIAPFAQHKGKQLPLKTIEEIIAHFSEQENTTVFLFGAGKTEGSKMQEWTNQYINVISVANRFEIDEEVMLMKRLDMMLTMDSANMHLASLAAVPVLSVWGATHPYAGFYGFHQLEDTSIQLDLACRPCSVFGNKPCRFGTYECLERIDSGYIIQKMNRMLQTKKESSLT
- the ahcY gene encoding adenosylhomocysteinase, whose translation is MTMPLFSKLPYKVADISLADFGRKEIILAEKEMPGLMALRHKYGLQKPLKDARITGSLHMTIQTAVLIETLVELGAEVRWASCNIYSTQDHAAAAIAAAGIPVFAWKGETLEEYWWCTLQALTFEGNKGPNLIVDDGGDATLMIHKGLDSEKNSSVLDYHAHGEDEVQLLSILKNILNENNTFWTRMVPDIKGVSEETTTGVHRLYQMLEEGKLLFPAFNVNDSVTKSKFDNLYGCRESLADGIKRATDIMLAGKVVVVCGYGDVGKGSAHSMRSYGARVIVTEIDPICALQAAMEGFQVATVEDALPEGDIYVTTTGNKDIIRMEHMEKMKSGAIVCNIGHFDNEIQVDRLKSYPGIVKENIKPQVDKYIFPDGHFILLLADGRLVNLGCATGHPSFVMSNSFSNQTLAQIELFTHDYDVNVYLLPKKLDEEVARLHLEKLGVRLTELTPEQAAYIGVPQEGPYKPEHYKY
- a CDS encoding ParB/RepB/Spo0J family partition protein yields the protein MVQKHALGRGLSALIDAEPISTSGSSSINEIEIHKIHPNPHQPRTHFDEEALAELAASIKEIGIIQPITLRKIDEDNYEIIAGERRYRASKRVGLTTIPAYIKTADDDLVVEMALIENLQREDLNAIEIALTFQRLQEEYKMTQERLSERVGKKRATVANYLRLLRLPAEIQMAIKDKQIDMGHARAIITIDDPARQLGIYEQIIKNHLSVRKVEELVRNIDEVRDNETKNQHPIPKEHVQIEKQLKEHFGVPVKFICNDKGKGKITLSFRSDEELEKLMELFDKLH